TTCAGGAATTAAAAAGGCGAAGCCCAACTGAAAAAACATCACAGAAACCGTACGCAGTTGTTGATACCGATTATGACGGTATTTTAAAATAAACTTATATCCGAATATTAAAATAGCGAGTGTGTAAAGGGTGCCATAAACAAACCATTGACTCGCTGGTCGACCGCTTAACAGAAAGCTTAAAGGATCGAAAAGGGCTATGAGTCCGGTATTAGCTTCTCCCGAACTTCCTTGTCCTAAATACTGCGGAAAAAAATACAACACCAAATAAAATCCGGTTAACACGATGCCTAAAATCCAAGCAGTTACACCACGAGAGGTTAAAGATTTAAACCAAACACGATCATTTTTTATACCTTCTAATTTGGTGGTGTATAAACTGTGTGAAAAAAGTAGGGTGCCTGCAGTGATTAAACCCAACGACAGACTTAAACCCAACGTTTTATAAGGAAAATCGGTATTAAAAAGCGCTAGTGCTAAAATGAACAGTCCAACAACGCCTATAAATACGGCGATTTTTTCCTTTGTAGAAAGGCTGAACGTTTCAGAAGGTGTTAACGAAATGCTATGGTGTTGTTTGTCGTTCATGTAGGGATTTTATACTGTTTGCAAGGTCTGGTTATAAGCTGAAAGAATGTCACCTTCGTAGGTTTTATAAAATTCGGGGTCGAAATTGGCTTCAGCTAAGTGATTAATAACAAAATGAACATCTCGCTTTTCGGTGAGCCATTTGTCAAAGGTTTCGTGTCGCATACGAATACCAAAAGTATTGATGCCTAAAAATTGATTGGTATTTTCATGATAAGCTACCGTGATGCATTTGGTGTCATCGTCATGTTTCCAGTGGAAATGCTTTTCGTAATCTGGTTTGCCTTTTTTACCATGAACCCAACCATAAGTTTGATATTCAATATCTAGAAATTTGGCTGAGTTAAACCAATGTCCGGGATTGTAAGCCATACGATTACCGCAAATGGTTTGGGCTAAAGCTTCACCCATCATACGCCCTGTGTACCAAACCGCTTCAACTGGAGGGCGTTGGCCTACAGGTTCTATTTGTTCGGCACAATCGCCAATAGCATAAATATCAGGAATATTGGTTTCTAAAAAACGATTCACTTTAATGCCTTTGTTGGTTTCAATATCAGAATCTTTAACAAAATTGATATTCGGTGAAACACCAGCGGTAAGTCCAACGACGTTACAAGGGATTTCTTCGCCCGTTTCTTCAATAATGACCGATTTAACCTGGCCATTTTCATCAGAAACAATTTCCTTTAAGTTTGTGCCAAGCCGTAAATCGATATGGTGATTTTTAATGTGACGATTAATCATGTCACTTTCGCCCTGTGGTAAAATACCGTTCCAGAAACTTTGTTCTCGCACTAAAAAAGTAACCGGGATGTTTCGCGAATTTAGCATTTCGGCAAGCTCAATGCCTATTAAACCGCCTCCAACAATAACGGCCCTTTTACAGGATTGATTATCGGGAGCATATTTTTCTAAAAGGTCTAAATCTTGTTTGTGGTACAGTCCCATAACGCCTTCCAGGTCTTGTCCTGGCCAACCAAATTTATTGGGCTTGCTTCCGGTGGCTATAATGAGTTTGTCGTAATTTAGAGTTTCGCCATTTTCAAAATACAGCGTTTTTGTGTCGCTTTCAACCTTTTCAACAAAAGCCTTTTTTAATGCTATGCGGTTTTTCTCCCAAAACCAATTTTCATAGGGCTGTGTATGCTTAAAAGTCATGTGGCCCATATAAATGTACATTAATGCGGTTCTGGAGAAAAAATACTCGGTTTCCGAAGAAATGATGGTAATCTTCTTATTAGAAAATTTACGAATATGCCTAGCCGCCGTAACGCCTGCTATGCCATTTCCTATAATTACAACATGTTCTTCCATGGATAAAAAATGCTTGTTTTTTGTGTTTTGAAACTTTTAAAGCCTACTCTAGTATGCTAAAGTTGATTTATGGGTCGTAGATAAAGGTAATAACTTAAAAGTGGACTTCAATTTAGAACTGGTTTAAATTGATAAACCACATTTTTTTGGTTCGTTTCTTCATCAGTGAAAAAAATGAAGCGTTATGCTTTTTACTTAGGACGGGAATTATAATATTTCCTTGACCTTTGCATTTAATATTTTAAAAAGAAACTGTTAGTTTTGCTGAAAACAGATAAACATGAAGCGTACCATTGCTATTGGAGATATTCACGGCGGATTAAGAGCCTTAACCCAGGTGTTAAATAAAGTTGAGGTTAAAGATGAAGATAAACTTATTTTTGTTGGCGATTATGTTGATGGTTGGAGTGAAGCCGCTCAAGTTATTCAGCTTTTAGTCGAACTTTCCGAAAAAGTAACATGTGTATGTATAAAAGGAAATCATGATGTTTGGACTGAAGCCTGGTTGCGTTCTGGAGAGGTGAATCCGGTTTGGTACATGCACGGTGGTAAAGAAACCATGGAAAGCTACGAAGGGTTTTCAGATGAAGAGAAACAGATTCACTTAAACTTTTTTGAAAACATGCCTTTGTATCATTTAGATGATGAAAACCGCTTGTTTCTTCATGCTGGATTTACCTCTGTTAAAGGTGTAGAAGCCGAAATTAATCCAGAATACTTTTACCTAGATCGTACCCTTTGGGAAATGGCACTTACCATGAAGACCGATATTCCTGAAGACGATTCCATTTTTCCTAAACGATTAAAACTTTACAAAGAGATTTATATCGGTCACACGCCTACTACAAATTTCGGTGTTGATGTTCCTATGAATGTACTGAATGTTTGGAATATTGATACAGGGGCCGCTTTTAAAGGTAAAGTAACGGCTTTAAATATCGATACTAAGGCGTTTTATCAAAGTGATAACTTACCCGATTTATATCCAGACGAACCGGGAAGAAACAAGAGTTAGACTTACTCTATACTCTTAAAATCCTTAATGGCTTGGTTAGGTTCAATAACATTATAACCTTTCCAGAACTCAGGGTCGTAAGCAGGTAAGTACACCGGTTTTACTTTAGGTTTTTCGGTAAAGGCATCAAAATCTGCAGTTGTGAGTGCATCGTTATCAAAAATAATTAACTCACTTTTTTCGATATTTGAGACCTCAAAATGCACATCGGTAGACAATTCATTTTGCTTTCTTCTGCCTTTTGTGTTTTTATTTTTTTCAATGATTTTTAACGGACGCTCGATCTCGAATGTGGAGCCATCTTCGCTATCGGCGTATTTTAAATCGTAAGTGCCTTCGTTGTTTTTGGCGTAAATAATGGTGCCTTTTTTAAGGTAATGCCTGTATGAAATGCCTAGTAAATTAAATTTTTTCAAAGGTTTTACATTTTCATAATCTAAGCGTACAATGGCAAAATCGTCAACGTTTACATAAATAACACCTTTGTAATCTTCGCTGCGTTTGGGATTAAAACGTATTTTATAAACGAAATTGTCGTTTAAAAAGCTGTAATCTTCTAGTTTAAATTCGTAACGGTTGGATTTGCTAAGAAAGTTAAAATCGCTGTCTTCAAAAATAAAGCTTTCGCGCTGTAAGTTGGATATGGCAGATTTTCTATATTTTAAAAAGTATTCTTTACGCTCTTTTTCTTTTTTCTTTTCTGCTTCTAGCAAGGCATCTGTTTTGGCGACTTGGTCGTTGTCAATGGTATCAAAAAAGGTTGTGTCCATATCACTCTTAGTTCCAAAAAAGCCATATTTTATTTTAAAGTAAGAATCGCGTTTTATATGTTTTTTTAAAATGTTATTAAACTTTTCTTCGTAAGCCTCAAAAGTAACCTCATTGCTTTTGTCGTATAAATGGGAGGCTTTAATAATGTCTAATTTCTGCTCGCTTTTAATCCCCGATTTACCATAAATATCGGCTAAGATTTCGGTGTAATCATCGGCATTTTTAGGTAAGTCTGATAATACGCTGTCTACAAATTGTTGGTTGAGTTCGGGAATGCTTGATTTTTTAATCTCGACGTCGTTTTTTAAAATATGATTAAAGTTAGAAGCTCGATAAAAAAGTCTGCTTTTAATAGGGTTGTGGTTGTAATTACTTTCTAAGTTTTCGTTTATTTTTTCAATGATTTCCTCGGCAGAGTAATTTTTATTAGACACCAATACTTCTTCGAGTTCGATGGATTTTTCACTTAATAGAATGATGGTATCTTGAAAATCTTCAATCAAATACTGTTTCGTTTCATAACCAAGAGACCTGATTTTTAAGGAATCGGTTTTTGATGGTTTTTTAGTTAAATACAGTAAAAAATCGCCGTTTTCATTACTAATAACACCCGCTTTTTCGTTTACAGAAATCGTGGCGTATGGAATGGGTTTTTTTGAAACCGAATCTAATATTTTAGCTTGTATGGCTTCTTGGGCTTGCAGAAAAAAAGGGGTTATAAAAATTAAAATATAAAGGTGTTTCATGAAGTTCGTTTTTATAAATGTATAACGAATAACACACACCTTTGTAACATTTAATTTTTTATTAAGGAAATTTATTATATTTTAATATTTACATGTTTTTTATAATAGTTGTGTAAATCTTGGGCAGAAGCGCCAAACCACTTTTTTACATAAATGGACCAATATAAATATTGAAGTTTCCAAACACCGTGTTTATTATAGCAACGGGCCGATGTTTTTAAGGGTTTATTAATCACTACAAACTGCTTTCGAGCAAAGAGTTCATTAATCAAGATATTGTCTTCGTAAATGATATAATTTTCATCATAGCCACCAATCTCATCAAAAAGGGATTTGGTAATAAACTGACTTTGGTCGCCACCACGACAAGCGCGCCAGTTAAATTGGGTGAGCCAACCTGCTAATTGTAACCACCAATGGTTGCTGTCAAATTTCATTCTAAAACAACCTGCGGCATGGCCTTTTTCTACTTCATTAATAATAAGTTCGTCGAAGTTTTTAGGCGGAAAAGAATCGGCGTGAAGGAAGTAAAGAATATCGCCCGTGGCCTGTTTGGCTCCATAATTCATCTGCTTGGCACGGCCTTTTTCAGAGTTTAGTAAGCGTATTTTTTTATGAGTTAATGCCGAAACTAACTTAGGAGTTTCATCGGTACTGCCACCATCAACCACTATAATTTCAGCAATGTTTTCCGCGGAAGCGTTATCTAAAAGCAGTTTTAGTAGCTTCTGGATAAAAGGCGCTTCATTTAAAGCCGGAATTATAATCGAAATTTGTTTACTCATTGAGTTTCCAAATATAGCTTTTATATTGAATTTTCGCTTTCGCGGAAATGGGTACAGTTGTATATTGGTTTATAAAATCGATTAACGTGCCGTTTTGCTTGAAATCGTTTGTAAACCACTGGAATATTTTTGAAAGTTCTAAGTCGTTTTCTGAAATGCTATTCTTTGTTGAATCATTTAGGAAATCTGTAGCCGCTTGATTTAGCTGAAGCTTTAATTTGGAAGCTATAAAAGCGCTATTTTGTAGTTTCGGACACGATACTGCGGCACACACAATCGCGAAATGTATGCGTGGCTCGTCCATTTTTATTAAGATTTTATGTTCAATATCATGAAGGTTGTAAGTATCTCCACCAAGCGTCCATAGTTTTTGTTTCCACGGATGTTTAATGTCTTTAATGCTTTCAATAGGGTAGTTTCTAATAATAAGATCTATGGTCAAAGCATTGTAAGCGTTTATCCAGTAGGCTAGTTTTTCTTCGCGACTCCATTCCGACTGAGGTGTATTTTTACCAAGCTGGTTGATGTAATCTTGTAATTTTTTTTCATCCTTTATAAAGCCTTTATAATTCACCTTACCTTGGTTTGATACATGTTTTTGAAGTAAATCATGCCATAAACGATGATTAAAATACTTTCGATTTTCGGTTGAAACCGTGTTTGTTTTGGAAGTTATATCTGGGGTTTGTAAAGAAAAACAAGCCATTGTCGATACTAAACAAATCCAAAAAATGAACCATTTCATACGCTTATTTTTTTGTTTTTTGTGCTGAAGCATCGCTTATGTAAAGCTCCTGATTGATGAAGTTTTTTGGGAAATTTTCATCACCTTCAAAACCCAGTTCAATGTCTTTTCCACTATGTGGTAAGTACTTCGTTTTAAAAAGATAGTCCCAAATGCTTAAGGTGAGGCCGTAGTTCATACCATATTTTAAATGTTTTGGTAAGGATTTCGCATGATGCCAAATGTGCATTTTAGGGTTGTTCAAAATGTATTTTAAAACACCATAATCCCAGCCCAGATTGGCGTGATTTAAGTGTCCAATAACAATACTGAAAAAATATACAAAAGCAACATCTTTGGAGCTGTAGTTCCCTATAAGAGCCAATGGAATATAAAGCAACGATTTATATACAATGGGCTCCATCCAGTGGTAGCGTAAATGTGCCGCAAAGCCCATTTCTTTCACCGAATGATGTACTTTATGAAAATTCCATAGCCATGGGACGCGGTGTAGTAGGCGATGGGTATTCCATTGAATAAAATCGGAAACCAGAAAGAATATTAATAAGCCTAACCAGGTTGGTAATTGGTTAACATCGAAAATTTGAAAACTGGAGAGGGAAAGTCCCAAAGTGCCCAAAAGATCGTTAAATAGTTCGGCTGCCGTATTGGATAAGGCTATTAAAATAATAAGATTTAATAGAAAAAAATTGAAGAACATATAAAACGTATCCAACCAAAAATCTTTCCTGAAAATCGATTGATTTTTACGCCAAGGAAACAGCATTTCCAAACCCCAAACGATTAATGAAATGATGATTAAACCATAAAAATAATTATCCCAATGAGGCGGGAATTGCACCTCGTGTTTAAGGTAATTCCAGTATCCTGAATAGGCTTTTTTTATGATGTTAATGTATTTTTCCATCCCAGTTCCCGCGTGGTCGGGGATATTTTTGATTGTTGTTGAGGTTGTAAAAACTTAGTAAACCTTGTTTTAATTCAAAAAACGCTTTTAAAAATAGTTTGCCTAGTACTTCCGATGGTGTTTTTCATTTCAATTTATGAGATTCCTGCTTTCGCAGGAATTAGCAACACCCGCCACCATCATAATGAAAAGTCGACGGACTAATAAAAATATCATCTCTGTTTAAACTTTCTAGAGCGGCAGCCGTTTTATCGCAAATGGCTAAAGGCTGATTTTTAAGTAAAACATGACCTTTTTTATCATCAAAATAATCGGATTCACCATAGTAAATAGCGGCTTTACCCGTAAAAACACATGGTCCATCTTCTGGCATAGGGTCTTTTATAGCGGCTACTTCAATGGATTCGATATAAATTAATTCGTTAGTCGGATAATTTTTAGGATCGAGAATTCGGTAAGGTTTTCTAGCGCGAATTTCAATGGTGCCAAAGCCAGCATCTGTTAATGCTTTTACATATTCAGCAATAGGTAAACTTCCGCTTAAGCATAACGCTCGTAACCTTTCATCGTTTCTTAACGCTTCATTCATAGGTTGTTCACAAGTAGGATCACTCATAACCAAACGTCCATGTGGTTTTAAAACGCGGTACATTTCGGCAATGGCTTGCTTTAAATCTTCAGCTTTAAAAATATTAAACAAACAGTTTTGTGCGGCAACGTCTATGCTGTTATCTTCTACCGGAAGATTCATGGCGTCCCCTTTTTTAAGGTCTACAAATTCACTTTTAAACCAAGGATTTTGCGCTTCAGCTTCTTTAAAGTTTTTTCTAGATGCTTCAAGCATTTCATCGACAACATCAATACCAATAACGCCGTTTTTCTGACGATTAAAATAGGCAAATTGTAATAGTTCCATACCGCCTCCAACACCAACATAAAGCATTTTTGGGTTGTTGGTTAAATCGCGAGCATGCACAGTAGAACCACAACCATAATTCATCTCCTGCATGATTTTAGGGATTTTTAATCCTGGTAATTCCCAAATAGGGTTTGTAGTACAGCATAAACCAACATCTGGAGTTAATGCGGCTTCTTTGTAGACGTTGTGGGTGGTTTCTAAATAACTCATTTTTTCGTTGTTGTTTTTAGTTGTTGGTTTGAACTTGTTAATAATCAATAGTCAATAATCAACAGTCAGAGGTCAATAGTCAAAGGTCAACACTCAACACTCAACAGTCAAAGGTCAACACTCAACGAGATCCTAAAGACTCTTTATTAGCTCCTTAAATAGGGTGATCATATCTGGTTCGGCTTTATGTGCCATGGCAATAATGTCTTCAATATTTACAGGTTCTAAGTGGTCTGGGTCGCATTCATCGGTTAAAACTGACACGGCAGCTACTTTTAATTTTAAATGATTGGCAACAATTATTTCTGGAACCGTACTCATTCCAACGGCATCGGCACCAATAATTTTTAGCATACGGTATTCGGCGCGCGTTTCTAATTGCGGACCAACAACACTCGAATAAACACCTTGGTGTAGATTAATGTTGTGAGCCTTAGCGATATTTTTAAATTTGGTGTTTATTTCTGCATTATAAGGAGCGCTCATATCAACAAAACGTTCGCCCATTTTTTCTACCCCATTAAAAGCAAGAGGTGAACTGCCTTGTAAATTGATGTGGTCTTCAATAAGCATAATGTCTCCCTTTTTGAAGTTTAAGTTTATCGCTCCAGCAGCATTTGATACTAAAAGGGTATGAATGCCTAGTTTTTCCATAATACGAACCGGATAGGTTACGTCTTGTAAAGTATAGCCTTCATACAAATGAAAACGTCCTTGCATAACCACCACTTTTTTGCCTTCGAGCATTCCGAAAATTAATTTTCCTTTGTGAAACTCTACCGTTGCAGTTGGGAAATAGGGTATGTGGTTATAACTTATTTCTTTAATAATGTCAATTTCATTAATCAATTGGCCTAATCCTGTGCCCAGAATAATGCCAATTTCTGGTTTGTCAAAGCCTTTTTCTATTAAATATTCGGTTGTTTTTTCTATTTGATTAATCATAAAATAATCTTTTTAATTGTTTCTTGGTTTTGCGATTTCATGCTTTTGTGATTCAAGAAAAACTTAAATCTACTTGTTTTGTGACTGCGAAAAAGCCTTTCGAGGTGTATTTTGTTTTATATTTGTTAGTAACGGGTGCAGATACAAAAATTGTATGATGCGCTAATAGTTTAATTAAATACCTATTGGTATGAAAACTTTAAAATCTAAATTTGTTTTATCTATCCTGTTTTTCGCGGTTGTTACGATAGCATGGTCGCAAAACACCCTACCCATCCATAAAGCTGA
This genomic interval from Tamlana carrageenivorans contains the following:
- a CDS encoding sterol desaturase family protein — protein: MEKYINIIKKAYSGYWNYLKHEVQFPPHWDNYFYGLIIISLIVWGLEMLFPWRKNQSIFRKDFWLDTFYMFFNFFLLNLIILIALSNTAAELFNDLLGTLGLSLSSFQIFDVNQLPTWLGLLIFFLVSDFIQWNTHRLLHRVPWLWNFHKVHHSVKEMGFAAHLRYHWMEPIVYKSLLYIPLALIGNYSSKDVAFVYFFSIVIGHLNHANLGWDYGVLKYILNNPKMHIWHHAKSLPKHLKYGMNYGLTLSIWDYLFKTKYLPHSGKDIELGFEGDENFPKNFINQELYISDASAQKTKK
- the arsM gene encoding arsenosugar biosynthesis arsenite methyltransferase ArsM, producing the protein MSYLETTHNVYKEAALTPDVGLCCTTNPIWELPGLKIPKIMQEMNYGCGSTVHARDLTNNPKMLYVGVGGGMELLQFAYFNRQKNGVIGIDVVDEMLEASRKNFKEAEAQNPWFKSEFVDLKKGDAMNLPVEDNSIDVAAQNCLFNIFKAEDLKQAIAEMYRVLKPHGRLVMSDPTCEQPMNEALRNDERLRALCLSGSLPIAEYVKALTDAGFGTIEIRARKPYRILDPKNYPTNELIYIESIEVAAIKDPMPEDGPCVFTGKAAIYYGESDYFDDKKGHVLLKNQPLAICDKTAAALESLNRDDIFISPSTFHYDGGGCC
- a CDS encoding metallophosphoesterase family protein, with amino-acid sequence MKRTIAIGDIHGGLRALTQVLNKVEVKDEDKLIFVGDYVDGWSEAAQVIQLLVELSEKVTCVCIKGNHDVWTEAWLRSGEVNPVWYMHGGKETMESYEGFSDEEKQIHLNFFENMPLYHLDDENRLFLHAGFTSVKGVEAEINPEYFYLDRTLWEMALTMKTDIPEDDSIFPKRLKLYKEIYIGHTPTTNFGVDVPMNVLNVWNIDTGAAFKGKVTALNIDTKAFYQSDNLPDLYPDEPGRNKS
- a CDS encoding purine-nucleoside phosphorylase, whose product is MINQIEKTTEYLIEKGFDKPEIGIILGTGLGQLINEIDIIKEISYNHIPYFPTATVEFHKGKLIFGMLEGKKVVVMQGRFHLYEGYTLQDVTYPVRIMEKLGIHTLLVSNAAGAINLNFKKGDIMLIEDHINLQGSSPLAFNGVEKMGERFVDMSAPYNAEINTKFKNIAKAHNINLHQGVYSSVVGPQLETRAEYRMLKIIGADAVGMSTVPEIIVANHLKLKVAAVSVLTDECDPDHLEPVNIEDIIAMAHKAEPDMITLFKELIKSL
- a CDS encoding DUF547 domain-containing protein encodes the protein MKWFIFWICLVSTMACFSLQTPDITSKTNTVSTENRKYFNHRLWHDLLQKHVSNQGKVNYKGFIKDEKKLQDYINQLGKNTPQSEWSREEKLAYWINAYNALTIDLIIRNYPIESIKDIKHPWKQKLWTLGGDTYNLHDIEHKILIKMDEPRIHFAIVCAAVSCPKLQNSAFIASKLKLQLNQAATDFLNDSTKNSISENDLELSKIFQWFTNDFKQNGTLIDFINQYTTVPISAKAKIQYKSYIWKLNE
- a CDS encoding NAD(P)/FAD-dependent oxidoreductase; amino-acid sequence: MEEHVVIIGNGIAGVTAARHIRKFSNKKITIISSETEYFFSRTALMYIYMGHMTFKHTQPYENWFWEKNRIALKKAFVEKVESDTKTLYFENGETLNYDKLIIATGSKPNKFGWPGQDLEGVMGLYHKQDLDLLEKYAPDNQSCKRAVIVGGGLIGIELAEMLNSRNIPVTFLVREQSFWNGILPQGESDMINRHIKNHHIDLRLGTNLKEIVSDENGQVKSVIIEETGEEIPCNVVGLTAGVSPNINFVKDSDIETNKGIKVNRFLETNIPDIYAIGDCAEQIEPVGQRPPVEAVWYTGRMMGEALAQTICGNRMAYNPGHWFNSAKFLDIEYQTYGWVHGKKGKPDYEKHFHWKHDDDTKCITVAYHENTNQFLGINTFGIRMRHETFDKWLTEKRDVHFVINHLAEANFDPEFYKTYEGDILSAYNQTLQTV
- a CDS encoding carboxypeptidase-like regulatory domain-containing protein: MKHLYILIFITPFFLQAQEAIQAKILDSVSKKPIPYATISVNEKAGVISNENGDFLLYLTKKPSKTDSLKIRSLGYETKQYLIEDFQDTIILLSEKSIELEEVLVSNKNYSAEEIIEKINENLESNYNHNPIKSRLFYRASNFNHILKNDVEIKKSSIPELNQQFVDSVLSDLPKNADDYTEILADIYGKSGIKSEQKLDIIKASHLYDKSNEVTFEAYEEKFNNILKKHIKRDSYFKIKYGFFGTKSDMDTTFFDTIDNDQVAKTDALLEAEKKKEKERKEYFLKYRKSAISNLQRESFIFEDSDFNFLSKSNRYEFKLEDYSFLNDNFVYKIRFNPKRSEDYKGVIYVNVDDFAIVRLDYENVKPLKKFNLLGISYRHYLKKGTIIYAKNNEGTYDLKYADSEDGSTFEIERPLKIIEKNKNTKGRRKQNELSTDVHFEVSNIEKSELIIFDNDALTTADFDAFTEKPKVKPVYLPAYDPEFWKGYNVIEPNQAIKDFKSIE
- a CDS encoding TIGR04283 family arsenosugar biosynthesis glycosyltransferase, which codes for MSKQISIIIPALNEAPFIQKLLKLLLDNASAENIAEIIVVDGGSTDETPKLVSALTHKKIRLLNSEKGRAKQMNYGAKQATGDILYFLHADSFPPKNFDELIINEVEKGHAAGCFRMKFDSNHWWLQLAGWLTQFNWRACRGGDQSQFITKSLFDEIGGYDENYIIYEDNILINELFARKQFVVINKPLKTSARCYNKHGVWKLQYLYWSIYVKKWFGASAQDLHNYYKKHVNIKI